One stretch of Streptomyces sp. R21 DNA includes these proteins:
- the fxsB gene encoding radical SAM/SPASM protein FxsB, inactivated metallohydrolase extension form encodes MTHIQELVLKIHSRCNIACDHCYMYEHADQSWRDRPVVISEETVTQIGLRLFSYTQAHRLDSIAVILHGGEPLLVGPTRLRRICEELTRILSPVTTVDLRMHTNGMLLHRRHLEVLREFGVKVGISLDGDQAANDRHRLDRRGKSSYEKVLRGIELLRSPEYRHLFQGLLCTVDVANDPLAVHDALAALEPPRIDYLLPHSTWDNPPPPGNTDSPTPYADWLLRIFDRWQEQGRPMEVRTFDSVQSTLRGGPPLTEAMGLASSDLAVVETDGTIEQADSLKTAYDGAPATGYDVFHHTFEEYVRHPGVRARQLGIEGVSEICRRCPVVESCGGGLYAHRYSTERGFDNPSVFCADLRAFVDGVAERITDRPFAPAVHDPGELRFAQEALTRELLVIMQYRTTTDAEWTAAWQLLHRLDESAQTAPAFSEMLTHSYARAALNRGLDGPPRPAWLASFLMAAAARTRTDATLAWEHPAQQLHLPTLGTVRLPKPGRIEVTAEEDGFRVRHAEGTVRVRRGDGESEHWRPLQWVENGLVIDDADPFRHCFPAPVTDPLDLDERELFGKLLTRAYEIMDDRLPGWRSDLNTLVPTTVTPLVKGAGMHLGVHAPGALGVAVDVAPEEFLLHLPLLGRRARLAALRETTELTAAGSRAGQLLDDVNEFIGAAAFQDRHESPDTEARSIASKRAREALQELAALPERELTESGTAVADQLRTEWTEMDAQT; translated from the coding sequence GTGACCCACATCCAGGAACTGGTCCTGAAGATCCATAGCAGATGCAACATCGCTTGCGACCACTGCTATATGTACGAGCATGCCGACCAGAGCTGGCGAGATCGCCCGGTCGTGATCTCCGAGGAAACGGTCACACAGATCGGCCTGCGCCTCTTCTCGTACACCCAGGCACACAGGCTCGATTCCATTGCAGTCATTCTTCACGGTGGCGAACCGCTCCTGGTGGGCCCGACCCGGCTGCGCCGTATCTGCGAGGAACTCACCCGCATCCTCTCCCCCGTCACGACGGTGGATCTGCGCATGCACACCAATGGCATGCTGCTGCACCGGCGGCATCTGGAAGTCCTCCGGGAATTCGGCGTCAAGGTCGGTATCTCCCTTGACGGTGACCAGGCCGCGAATGACCGGCACCGGCTGGATCGCCGAGGGAAGAGCAGTTACGAAAAGGTGCTGCGCGGGATCGAACTTCTGCGCTCCCCGGAATACCGTCACCTCTTCCAGGGTCTGCTGTGCACCGTGGACGTGGCGAATGATCCCCTCGCCGTCCATGACGCCCTCGCCGCTCTCGAACCCCCTCGCATCGACTATCTGCTTCCGCATTCCACCTGGGACAATCCACCGCCCCCCGGAAACACGGATTCCCCCACTCCGTATGCGGACTGGCTGCTGAGGATCTTCGACCGCTGGCAGGAACAGGGCCGCCCGATGGAGGTGCGCACCTTCGACTCGGTGCAGAGCACCCTGCGCGGCGGACCGCCGCTCACCGAGGCCATGGGGCTGGCCTCTTCCGATCTCGCGGTCGTGGAGACCGACGGCACCATCGAGCAGGCGGACTCCCTGAAAACCGCCTACGACGGAGCGCCCGCCACCGGCTACGACGTCTTCCACCACACCTTCGAGGAGTACGTCCGGCATCCCGGCGTGCGGGCCCGCCAGTTGGGCATCGAGGGCGTCAGCGAGATCTGCAGGCGCTGCCCCGTCGTGGAGTCCTGCGGGGGTGGACTGTACGCACACCGCTACAGCACCGAGCGGGGCTTCGACAACCCGTCCGTCTTCTGCGCCGACCTGCGCGCCTTCGTCGACGGGGTGGCGGAACGGATCACCGACCGCCCGTTCGCCCCGGCCGTCCATGATCCCGGGGAACTCCGGTTCGCTCAGGAAGCGTTGACGCGTGAGCTGTTGGTGATCATGCAGTACCGCACCACGACGGACGCGGAGTGGACCGCGGCATGGCAGCTCCTGCACCGCCTTGACGAAAGCGCGCAGACGGCACCGGCGTTCAGCGAGATGCTGACCCATTCGTATGCGCGCGCGGCACTGAACCGAGGCCTGGACGGACCTCCCCGACCTGCCTGGCTCGCCTCCTTCCTGATGGCCGCCGCCGCCCGCACCCGGACCGACGCGACCCTGGCCTGGGAGCACCCGGCCCAGCAGCTGCACCTTCCGACCCTGGGCACCGTGCGTCTGCCGAAGCCCGGCCGGATCGAGGTCACGGCCGAGGAGGACGGCTTCCGCGTACGCCACGCGGAAGGAACCGTACGAGTCCGCCGGGGCGACGGTGAGTCCGAGCACTGGCGCCCCTTGCAGTGGGTGGAGAACGGCCTGGTGATCGACGACGCCGACCCCTTCCGCCACTGCTTCCCCGCCCCCGTCACCGACCCCCTGGACCTCGACGAGCGCGAGCTCTTCGGCAAGCTGCTGACCCGGGCGTACGAGATCATGGACGATCGGCTGCCCGGCTGGCGCAGCGACCTGAACACCCTGGTGCCCACGACCGTGACACCGCTGGTGAAGGGCGCGGGGATGCACCTCGGGGTGCACGCCCCCGGCGCGCTGGGAGTGGCCGTCGACGTAGCGCCCGAGGAGTTCCTGCTCCACCTACCCCTCCTCGGCCGGCGGGCGAGGCTCGCCGCCCTGCGGGAGACGACGGAGCTGACCGCGGCGGGCAGCAGGGCCGGTCAACTGCTCGACGACGTCAACGAGTTCATCGGTGCCGCCGCCTTCCAGGACCGCCACGAGAGCCCCGACACGGAAGCCCGGTCCATCGCGTCGAAGCGGGCGCGGGAGGCGCTTCAGGAACTGGCCGCACTGCCCGAGCGGGAACTCACCGAGAGCGGCACGGCGGTGGCCGACCAGCTCCGGACC